Proteins from a genomic interval of Rhodococcoides fascians A25f:
- the qcrA gene encoding cytochrome bc1 complex Rieske iron-sulfur subunit — MSDGDSGRKDAANTSGVDADKKYTDEELASLSRDQLVELGTNLDGVDVAFRRNRWAVEGTRAEKRAERSVAIWFAIAGLSAVAFIGVYLFWPWQYAGIGDENYHLYSLYTPLIGGTMGLAILAVGVGAVQFTKKFIPEEVSIQDRHDGSSSETDRKTLVAELGDSLDTSTIGRRKVIKRSLFFGGGALGIMALLPLGGLIKNPWAKGEDSPLWVSGWTPRYDGETIYLRRDTGRPEDVVLVRPEDLDAGAMETVFPFRESDRESEHELLVSLRGIRNAVMLIRLRPDDASTVVKRKGQESYNYGDYYAYSKICTHLGCPTSLFEQQTNRILCPCHQSQFNALEYAKPIFGPAARALPQLPITVNEEGYLVAQADFHEALGPAFWERRPERDS; from the coding sequence ATGAGCGACGGCGATTCCGGCCGCAAGGACGCGGCAAACACCAGTGGTGTGGATGCCGACAAGAAGTACACCGACGAGGAACTGGCTTCACTGAGCCGCGACCAGCTGGTCGAGCTCGGTACCAACCTCGATGGCGTCGACGTCGCTTTCCGCAGAAACCGCTGGGCCGTCGAGGGCACCCGGGCGGAGAAGCGCGCCGAGCGCAGTGTGGCGATCTGGTTCGCCATCGCCGGTCTCTCGGCTGTCGCGTTCATCGGTGTCTACCTGTTCTGGCCCTGGCAGTACGCCGGAATCGGCGACGAGAACTACCACCTCTACTCGCTGTACACGCCGTTGATCGGCGGCACGATGGGTCTGGCAATCCTCGCCGTCGGCGTCGGTGCGGTGCAGTTCACCAAGAAGTTCATTCCCGAAGAGGTCTCCATTCAGGATCGCCACGACGGAAGTTCGTCGGAGACGGACCGCAAGACGTTGGTGGCCGAACTGGGCGACTCTCTCGACACTTCGACCATCGGTCGCCGCAAGGTGATCAAGCGTTCCCTGTTCTTCGGCGGTGGCGCACTCGGCATCATGGCACTGCTCCCGCTCGGCGGCCTGATCAAGAACCCTTGGGCCAAGGGCGAAGATTCTCCGTTGTGGGTATCCGGTTGGACTCCTCGCTACGATGGAGAGACCATCTACCTCCGACGAGACACCGGGCGACCGGAAGATGTCGTTCTCGTTCGGCCCGAGGACTTGGACGCTGGTGCCATGGAGACTGTCTTCCCGTTCCGCGAATCGGACCGCGAGAGCGAGCACGAACTTCTCGTGTCACTGCGCGGAATTCGCAACGCCGTCATGCTCATCCGCCTGCGTCCCGACGATGCCAGCACGGTCGTCAAGCGCAAGGGTCAGGAAAGCTACAACTACGGCGACTACTACGCCTACTCCAAGATCTGCACGCACTTGGGTTGCCCGACATCGTTGTTCGAGCAGCAGACAAACCGCATTCTCTGCCCTTGCCATCAGTCGCAGTTCAACGCGCTCGAGTACGCCAAGCCGATCTTCGGACCGGCCGCGCGCGCGCTGCCCCAGCTTCCCATCACAGTCAACGAGGAGGGATACCTAGTGGCACAAGCCGATTTCCACGAAGCACTGGGTCCCGCCTTCTGGGAACGTCGACCGGAGCGTGATTCATGA
- the qcrB gene encoding cytochrome bc1 complex cytochrome b subunit: MSPSLQTLAAKQADDVDSRYHLAPGLRRQINKVFPTHWSFLLGEIALYSFVILLISGVFLTLFFDPSLSEVVYDGSYLPLNGVTMSRAYATALDISFEVRGGLFMRQIHHWAALMFAASIIVHMARIFFTGAFRRPREANWVIGCLLLILAMFEGFFGYSLPDDLLSGTGLRAAFSGITMSIPIVGTWMHWLIFDGDFPGTIIIPRLYVAHVLLLPAIILALIAAHLALVWYQKHTQFPGPGRTEKNVVGVRILPVFAVKSGAFFAVTFGVLAAMGGLLQVNPIWNLGPYNPSQVSAGSQPDFYMMWTDGLARLWPAWDIYIAGRYTIPAVFWVAVIMGLVFTVMIAYPWIEKRLTGDTAHHNLLQRPRDVPVRTAIGAMSIAFYVVLTLSCVNDLIAYKFDISLNAMTWIGRIGVLILPPIAYFVAYRFCIGLQRSDRAVLEHGIETGIIKRLPHGQYVEIHQPLGPVDDHGHPVPLDYQGAPVPKKMNKLGSAGKPGSGSLFTPDPVAQSKALEDALHKGEHEQLAMLRNYQAGILGNGSNGHSNGNGNGHANGNGHSNGNGNGHANGNGHEDAAITSGRQDSDSDR; encoded by the coding sequence ATGAGTCCTTCACTGCAAACTCTCGCAGCCAAGCAGGCCGACGACGTAGACAGTCGTTACCACTTGGCACCGGGACTGCGCCGTCAGATCAACAAGGTGTTCCCCACCCACTGGTCGTTCCTGCTCGGTGAGATCGCGCTCTACAGCTTCGTGATCCTGCTGATCTCCGGCGTCTTCCTGACCCTGTTCTTCGATCCGTCGCTCAGCGAGGTCGTCTACGACGGTTCGTACCTCCCACTCAACGGTGTGACGATGTCTCGTGCGTACGCCACTGCCCTCGACATCTCGTTCGAGGTCCGCGGTGGTCTGTTCATGCGACAGATCCACCACTGGGCTGCACTGATGTTCGCCGCGTCGATCATCGTGCACATGGCCCGCATCTTCTTCACGGGTGCGTTCCGTCGCCCCCGCGAGGCCAACTGGGTCATCGGCTGCCTGCTTCTGATCCTGGCGATGTTCGAGGGCTTCTTCGGATACTCCCTCCCCGACGACCTGCTCTCGGGCACCGGTCTTCGCGCCGCCTTCTCCGGCATCACGATGAGCATCCCGATCGTCGGAACGTGGATGCACTGGCTGATCTTCGACGGCGACTTCCCGGGCACCATCATCATTCCTCGCCTGTACGTGGCTCACGTCCTGCTGCTGCCGGCAATCATCCTGGCGTTGATCGCAGCTCACCTCGCCCTGGTCTGGTACCAGAAGCACACGCAGTTCCCCGGACCGGGACGTACCGAGAAGAACGTCGTCGGCGTTCGTATTCTCCCGGTCTTCGCGGTCAAGTCCGGCGCATTCTTCGCCGTGACGTTCGGTGTCCTCGCAGCAATGGGTGGTCTGCTTCAGGTCAACCCGATCTGGAACCTGGGTCCGTACAACCCGTCCCAGGTCTCGGCAGGTTCGCAGCCCGACTTCTACATGATGTGGACCGACGGCCTGGCTCGACTCTGGCCCGCATGGGACATCTACATCGCCGGTCGCTACACCATCCCGGCCGTGTTCTGGGTGGCAGTGATCATGGGTCTCGTATTCACGGTCATGATCGCCTACCCGTGGATCGAGAAGCGCCTCACCGGCGACACTGCACACCACAACCTGCTGCAGCGTCCCCGCGACGTGCCGGTCCGTACGGCCATCGGCGCGATGTCCATCGCGTTCTACGTCGTCCTGACGCTCTCCTGCGTCAACGACCTGATCGCGTACAAGTTCGACATCTCGCTCAACGCCATGACCTGGATCGGTCGAATCGGTGTACTGATCCTGCCTCCGATCGCCTACTTCGTTGCCTACCGGTTCTGCATCGGTCTGCAGCGCAGCGACCGGGCGGTACTCGAGCACGGAATCGAAACCGGAATCATCAAGCGCCTCCCGCACGGCCAGTACGTGGAAATCCACCAGCCGCTGGGACCGGTCGACGATCACGGACATCCGGTTCCTCTCGACTACCAGGGCGCACCGGTACCCAAGAAGATGAACAAGCTCGGCTCGGCCGGTAAGCCCGGCTCCGGATCGTTGTTCACCCCGGACCCTGTGGCTCAGAGCAAGGCACTCGAAGATGCACTGCACAAGGGCGAACACGAGCAGCTCGCGATGCTCCGCAACTACCAGGCGGGAATTCTCGGCAACGGCTCGAACGGCCACTCGAACGGCAACGGCAACGGCCACGCAAATGGCAACGGCCACTCGAACGGCAACGGCAACGGCCACGCGAATGGCAACGGGCACGAAGACGCGGCGATCACGTCGGGTCGTCAGGACAGCGACAGCGATCGCTGA